A genomic stretch from Erigeron canadensis isolate Cc75 chromosome 9, C_canadensis_v1, whole genome shotgun sequence includes:
- the LOC122582741 gene encoding uncharacterized protein LOC122582741 isoform X2, whose product MRQEHVELELSRNEVGRVINENGLLMGNNLGDMTIQELHQLEKQLNDGLISVKKMKDAMLFNEIECSSRKVRELNYENEFLQGEIKKLKQFLSITQHKEDICTKTSADESARFAMGKEEDLTPVLDDQEFLLQGTHGINETFSRNFQEMDYSAEDSLGYPMVTTQKRRRCCQRGKQIQLPNSFGYGQRRESVFERIGEHVMAGKGKEQVGKRVENQAFVRGTEYGKSVNDTLNKVVSDTENQSMGEVIFPNEALQRISPGIGGTPKVEYEVKKDGRKQSNNTAGNVFTCNSFHVLNDEDIVNEVDSVIGGTGSYMAVNKEDKDVVPNLAVMTEAVKEVMWLEGILTEMGIDIRKTVVNCDNQSALLLSMHNNVKLQFKKEVVESKFVTVCKVDTENAADMLTKCLIMEKLQKCLELVLGIVVKSDELVKQVGDYKEVKEPSSKWLDEL is encoded by the exons ATG AGGCAAGAACATGTTGAGCTGGAATTATCGAGAAATGAAGTGGGAAGAGTTATAAATGAAAATGG GCTGCTAATGGGTAATAATCTTGGGGATATGACCATTCAGGAGCTGCATCAGCTAGAGAAGCAACTCAATGATGGTTTAATATCTGTCAAGAAAATGAAG GATGCCATGCTTTTCAATGAAATTGAGTGCTCAAGTCGCAAG GTTAGAGAGCTTAATTATGAAAATGAATTCCTTCAAGGAGAA ATTAAGAAGTTAAAGCAGTTTCTCTCTATAACGCAGCATAAAGAAGATATATGTACCAAAACTTCTGCCGACGAGAGTGCCCGG TTTGCAATGGGGAAAGAGGAGGATCTTACTCCAGTTCTTGATGATCAAGAATTTCTACTACAG GGGACACATGGAATAAATGAGACATTCAGCAGGAATTTTCAAGAAATGGATTATTCGGCAGAAGATTCATTGG GCTACCCTATGGTGACTACTCAAAAAAGGAGGAGGTGTTGCCAAAGAGGCAAACAAATTCAACTACCGAATTCTTTTGGTTATGGTCAAAGAAGAGAAAGTGTTTTTGAGAGAATTGGAGAACATGTTATGGCTGGAAAAGGGAAAGAACAGGTGGGAAAAAGGGTAGAGAATCAAGCATTTGTAAGAGGGACAGAATATGGAAAATCAGTTAACGATACATTGAACAAAGTGGTGAGTGATACCGAAAATCAGTCAATGGGAGAAGTTATTTTTCCTAATGAAGCGTTACAAAGAATTAGCCCTGGAATTGGTGGAACTCCCAAAGTGGAGTATGAGGTTAAGAAAGATGGCAGAAAACAGTCCAATAATACTGCAGGGAATGTTTTTACTTGTAACAGTTTCCATGTActcaatgatgaagatatcGTGAACGAGGTTGATTCTGTTATTGGAGGGACAGGGAGTTACATGGCAGTAAATAAAGAGGATAAGGATGTGGTACCAAATCTGGCTGTAATGACAGAGGCTGTAAAAGAGGTTATGTGGCTTGAGGGAATTCTGACTGAAATGGGAATTGATATAAGGAAAACAGTGGTTAATTGTGACAATCAAAGTGCCTTGCTTTTGTCAATGCACAATAATGTGAAGTTGCAGTTTAAAAAAGAAGTAGTGGAATCAAAGTTTGTGACAGTATGCAAAGTAGATACTGAGAATGCAGCAGATATGCTTACAAAGTGTCTTATTATGGAGAAGCTTCAGAAGTGTTTGGAATTGGTGCTGGGCATAGTTGTCAAGTCTGATGAACTAGTCAAGCAAGTTGGAGATTATAAAGAAGTAAAAGAACCATCAAGTAAATGGCTTGATGAGTTATAA
- the LOC122582741 gene encoding uncharacterized protein LOC122582741 isoform X1 codes for MRQEHVELELSRNEVGRVINENGLLMGNNLGDMTIQELHQLEKQLNDGLISVKKMKDAMLFNEIECSSRKVRELNYENEFLQGEIKKLKQFLSITQHKEDICTKTSADESARVLYFAMGKEEDLTPVLDDQEFLLQGTHGINETFSRNFQEMDYSAEDSLGYPMVTTQKRRRCCQRGKQIQLPNSFGYGQRRESVFERIGEHVMAGKGKEQVGKRVENQAFVRGTEYGKSVNDTLNKVVSDTENQSMGEVIFPNEALQRISPGIGGTPKVEYEVKKDGRKQSNNTAGNVFTCNSFHVLNDEDIVNEVDSVIGGTGSYMAVNKEDKDVVPNLAVMTEAVKEVMWLEGILTEMGIDIRKTVVNCDNQSALLLSMHNNVKLQFKKEVVESKFVTVCKVDTENAADMLTKCLIMEKLQKCLELVLGIVVKSDELVKQVGDYKEVKEPSSKWLDEL; via the exons ATG AGGCAAGAACATGTTGAGCTGGAATTATCGAGAAATGAAGTGGGAAGAGTTATAAATGAAAATGG GCTGCTAATGGGTAATAATCTTGGGGATATGACCATTCAGGAGCTGCATCAGCTAGAGAAGCAACTCAATGATGGTTTAATATCTGTCAAGAAAATGAAG GATGCCATGCTTTTCAATGAAATTGAGTGCTCAAGTCGCAAG GTTAGAGAGCTTAATTATGAAAATGAATTCCTTCAAGGAGAA ATTAAGAAGTTAAAGCAGTTTCTCTCTATAACGCAGCATAAAGAAGATATATGTACCAAAACTTCTGCCGACGAGAGTGCCCGGGTACTATAT TTTGCAATGGGGAAAGAGGAGGATCTTACTCCAGTTCTTGATGATCAAGAATTTCTACTACAG GGGACACATGGAATAAATGAGACATTCAGCAGGAATTTTCAAGAAATGGATTATTCGGCAGAAGATTCATTGG GCTACCCTATGGTGACTACTCAAAAAAGGAGGAGGTGTTGCCAAAGAGGCAAACAAATTCAACTACCGAATTCTTTTGGTTATGGTCAAAGAAGAGAAAGTGTTTTTGAGAGAATTGGAGAACATGTTATGGCTGGAAAAGGGAAAGAACAGGTGGGAAAAAGGGTAGAGAATCAAGCATTTGTAAGAGGGACAGAATATGGAAAATCAGTTAACGATACATTGAACAAAGTGGTGAGTGATACCGAAAATCAGTCAATGGGAGAAGTTATTTTTCCTAATGAAGCGTTACAAAGAATTAGCCCTGGAATTGGTGGAACTCCCAAAGTGGAGTATGAGGTTAAGAAAGATGGCAGAAAACAGTCCAATAATACTGCAGGGAATGTTTTTACTTGTAACAGTTTCCATGTActcaatgatgaagatatcGTGAACGAGGTTGATTCTGTTATTGGAGGGACAGGGAGTTACATGGCAGTAAATAAAGAGGATAAGGATGTGGTACCAAATCTGGCTGTAATGACAGAGGCTGTAAAAGAGGTTATGTGGCTTGAGGGAATTCTGACTGAAATGGGAATTGATATAAGGAAAACAGTGGTTAATTGTGACAATCAAAGTGCCTTGCTTTTGTCAATGCACAATAATGTGAAGTTGCAGTTTAAAAAAGAAGTAGTGGAATCAAAGTTTGTGACAGTATGCAAAGTAGATACTGAGAATGCAGCAGATATGCTTACAAAGTGTCTTATTATGGAGAAGCTTCAGAAGTGTTTGGAATTGGTGCTGGGCATAGTTGTCAAGTCTGATGAACTAGTCAAGCAAGTTGGAGATTATAAAGAAGTAAAAGAACCATCAAGTAAATGGCTTGATGAGTTATAA
- the LOC122582741 gene encoding uncharacterized protein LOC122582741 isoform X3 — translation MRQEHVELELSRNEVGRVINENGLLMGNNLGDMTIQELHQLEKQLNDGLISVKKMKDAMLFNEIECSSRKIKKLKQFLSITQHKEDICTKTSADESARVLYFAMGKEEDLTPVLDDQEFLLQGTHGINETFSRNFQEMDYSAEDSLGYPMVTTQKRRRCCQRGKQIQLPNSFGYGQRRESVFERIGEHVMAGKGKEQVGKRVENQAFVRGTEYGKSVNDTLNKVVSDTENQSMGEVIFPNEALQRISPGIGGTPKVEYEVKKDGRKQSNNTAGNVFTCNSFHVLNDEDIVNEVDSVIGGTGSYMAVNKEDKDVVPNLAVMTEAVKEVMWLEGILTEMGIDIRKTVVNCDNQSALLLSMHNNVKLQFKKEVVESKFVTVCKVDTENAADMLTKCLIMEKLQKCLELVLGIVVKSDELVKQVGDYKEVKEPSSKWLDEL, via the exons ATG AGGCAAGAACATGTTGAGCTGGAATTATCGAGAAATGAAGTGGGAAGAGTTATAAATGAAAATGG GCTGCTAATGGGTAATAATCTTGGGGATATGACCATTCAGGAGCTGCATCAGCTAGAGAAGCAACTCAATGATGGTTTAATATCTGTCAAGAAAATGAAG GATGCCATGCTTTTCAATGAAATTGAGTGCTCAAGTCGCAAG ATTAAGAAGTTAAAGCAGTTTCTCTCTATAACGCAGCATAAAGAAGATATATGTACCAAAACTTCTGCCGACGAGAGTGCCCGGGTACTATAT TTTGCAATGGGGAAAGAGGAGGATCTTACTCCAGTTCTTGATGATCAAGAATTTCTACTACAG GGGACACATGGAATAAATGAGACATTCAGCAGGAATTTTCAAGAAATGGATTATTCGGCAGAAGATTCATTGG GCTACCCTATGGTGACTACTCAAAAAAGGAGGAGGTGTTGCCAAAGAGGCAAACAAATTCAACTACCGAATTCTTTTGGTTATGGTCAAAGAAGAGAAAGTGTTTTTGAGAGAATTGGAGAACATGTTATGGCTGGAAAAGGGAAAGAACAGGTGGGAAAAAGGGTAGAGAATCAAGCATTTGTAAGAGGGACAGAATATGGAAAATCAGTTAACGATACATTGAACAAAGTGGTGAGTGATACCGAAAATCAGTCAATGGGAGAAGTTATTTTTCCTAATGAAGCGTTACAAAGAATTAGCCCTGGAATTGGTGGAACTCCCAAAGTGGAGTATGAGGTTAAGAAAGATGGCAGAAAACAGTCCAATAATACTGCAGGGAATGTTTTTACTTGTAACAGTTTCCATGTActcaatgatgaagatatcGTGAACGAGGTTGATTCTGTTATTGGAGGGACAGGGAGTTACATGGCAGTAAATAAAGAGGATAAGGATGTGGTACCAAATCTGGCTGTAATGACAGAGGCTGTAAAAGAGGTTATGTGGCTTGAGGGAATTCTGACTGAAATGGGAATTGATATAAGGAAAACAGTGGTTAATTGTGACAATCAAAGTGCCTTGCTTTTGTCAATGCACAATAATGTGAAGTTGCAGTTTAAAAAAGAAGTAGTGGAATCAAAGTTTGTGACAGTATGCAAAGTAGATACTGAGAATGCAGCAGATATGCTTACAAAGTGTCTTATTATGGAGAAGCTTCAGAAGTGTTTGGAATTGGTGCTGGGCATAGTTGTCAAGTCTGATGAACTAGTCAAGCAAGTTGGAGATTATAAAGAAGTAAAAGAACCATCAAGTAAATGGCTTGATGAGTTATAA
- the LOC122582741 gene encoding uncharacterized protein LOC122582741 isoform X4 — protein MRQEHVELELSRNEVGRVINENGLLMGNNLGDMTIQELHQLEKQLNDGLISVKKMKDAMLFNEIECSSRKHKEDICTKTSADESARVLYFAMGKEEDLTPVLDDQEFLLQGTHGINETFSRNFQEMDYSAEDSLGYPMVTTQKRRRCCQRGKQIQLPNSFGYGQRRESVFERIGEHVMAGKGKEQVGKRVENQAFVRGTEYGKSVNDTLNKVVSDTENQSMGEVIFPNEALQRISPGIGGTPKVEYEVKKDGRKQSNNTAGNVFTCNSFHVLNDEDIVNEVDSVIGGTGSYMAVNKEDKDVVPNLAVMTEAVKEVMWLEGILTEMGIDIRKTVVNCDNQSALLLSMHNNVKLQFKKEVVESKFVTVCKVDTENAADMLTKCLIMEKLQKCLELVLGIVVKSDELVKQVGDYKEVKEPSSKWLDEL, from the exons ATG AGGCAAGAACATGTTGAGCTGGAATTATCGAGAAATGAAGTGGGAAGAGTTATAAATGAAAATGG GCTGCTAATGGGTAATAATCTTGGGGATATGACCATTCAGGAGCTGCATCAGCTAGAGAAGCAACTCAATGATGGTTTAATATCTGTCAAGAAAATGAAG GATGCCATGCTTTTCAATGAAATTGAGTGCTCAAGTCGCAAG CATAAAGAAGATATATGTACCAAAACTTCTGCCGACGAGAGTGCCCGGGTACTATAT TTTGCAATGGGGAAAGAGGAGGATCTTACTCCAGTTCTTGATGATCAAGAATTTCTACTACAG GGGACACATGGAATAAATGAGACATTCAGCAGGAATTTTCAAGAAATGGATTATTCGGCAGAAGATTCATTGG GCTACCCTATGGTGACTACTCAAAAAAGGAGGAGGTGTTGCCAAAGAGGCAAACAAATTCAACTACCGAATTCTTTTGGTTATGGTCAAAGAAGAGAAAGTGTTTTTGAGAGAATTGGAGAACATGTTATGGCTGGAAAAGGGAAAGAACAGGTGGGAAAAAGGGTAGAGAATCAAGCATTTGTAAGAGGGACAGAATATGGAAAATCAGTTAACGATACATTGAACAAAGTGGTGAGTGATACCGAAAATCAGTCAATGGGAGAAGTTATTTTTCCTAATGAAGCGTTACAAAGAATTAGCCCTGGAATTGGTGGAACTCCCAAAGTGGAGTATGAGGTTAAGAAAGATGGCAGAAAACAGTCCAATAATACTGCAGGGAATGTTTTTACTTGTAACAGTTTCCATGTActcaatgatgaagatatcGTGAACGAGGTTGATTCTGTTATTGGAGGGACAGGGAGTTACATGGCAGTAAATAAAGAGGATAAGGATGTGGTACCAAATCTGGCTGTAATGACAGAGGCTGTAAAAGAGGTTATGTGGCTTGAGGGAATTCTGACTGAAATGGGAATTGATATAAGGAAAACAGTGGTTAATTGTGACAATCAAAGTGCCTTGCTTTTGTCAATGCACAATAATGTGAAGTTGCAGTTTAAAAAAGAAGTAGTGGAATCAAAGTTTGTGACAGTATGCAAAGTAGATACTGAGAATGCAGCAGATATGCTTACAAAGTGTCTTATTATGGAGAAGCTTCAGAAGTGTTTGGAATTGGTGCTGGGCATAGTTGTCAAGTCTGATGAACTAGTCAAGCAAGTTGGAGATTATAAAGAAGTAAAAGAACCATCAAGTAAATGGCTTGATGAGTTATAA
- the LOC122582741 gene encoding uncharacterized protein LOC122582741 isoform X5 — translation MRQEHVELELSRNEVGRVINENGLLMGNNLGDMTIQELHQLEKQLNDGLISVKKMKDAMLFNEIECSSRKHKEDICTKTSADESARFAMGKEEDLTPVLDDQEFLLQGTHGINETFSRNFQEMDYSAEDSLGYPMVTTQKRRRCCQRGKQIQLPNSFGYGQRRESVFERIGEHVMAGKGKEQVGKRVENQAFVRGTEYGKSVNDTLNKVVSDTENQSMGEVIFPNEALQRISPGIGGTPKVEYEVKKDGRKQSNNTAGNVFTCNSFHVLNDEDIVNEVDSVIGGTGSYMAVNKEDKDVVPNLAVMTEAVKEVMWLEGILTEMGIDIRKTVVNCDNQSALLLSMHNNVKLQFKKEVVESKFVTVCKVDTENAADMLTKCLIMEKLQKCLELVLGIVVKSDELVKQVGDYKEVKEPSSKWLDEL, via the exons ATG AGGCAAGAACATGTTGAGCTGGAATTATCGAGAAATGAAGTGGGAAGAGTTATAAATGAAAATGG GCTGCTAATGGGTAATAATCTTGGGGATATGACCATTCAGGAGCTGCATCAGCTAGAGAAGCAACTCAATGATGGTTTAATATCTGTCAAGAAAATGAAG GATGCCATGCTTTTCAATGAAATTGAGTGCTCAAGTCGCAAG CATAAAGAAGATATATGTACCAAAACTTCTGCCGACGAGAGTGCCCGG TTTGCAATGGGGAAAGAGGAGGATCTTACTCCAGTTCTTGATGATCAAGAATTTCTACTACAG GGGACACATGGAATAAATGAGACATTCAGCAGGAATTTTCAAGAAATGGATTATTCGGCAGAAGATTCATTGG GCTACCCTATGGTGACTACTCAAAAAAGGAGGAGGTGTTGCCAAAGAGGCAAACAAATTCAACTACCGAATTCTTTTGGTTATGGTCAAAGAAGAGAAAGTGTTTTTGAGAGAATTGGAGAACATGTTATGGCTGGAAAAGGGAAAGAACAGGTGGGAAAAAGGGTAGAGAATCAAGCATTTGTAAGAGGGACAGAATATGGAAAATCAGTTAACGATACATTGAACAAAGTGGTGAGTGATACCGAAAATCAGTCAATGGGAGAAGTTATTTTTCCTAATGAAGCGTTACAAAGAATTAGCCCTGGAATTGGTGGAACTCCCAAAGTGGAGTATGAGGTTAAGAAAGATGGCAGAAAACAGTCCAATAATACTGCAGGGAATGTTTTTACTTGTAACAGTTTCCATGTActcaatgatgaagatatcGTGAACGAGGTTGATTCTGTTATTGGAGGGACAGGGAGTTACATGGCAGTAAATAAAGAGGATAAGGATGTGGTACCAAATCTGGCTGTAATGACAGAGGCTGTAAAAGAGGTTATGTGGCTTGAGGGAATTCTGACTGAAATGGGAATTGATATAAGGAAAACAGTGGTTAATTGTGACAATCAAAGTGCCTTGCTTTTGTCAATGCACAATAATGTGAAGTTGCAGTTTAAAAAAGAAGTAGTGGAATCAAAGTTTGTGACAGTATGCAAAGTAGATACTGAGAATGCAGCAGATATGCTTACAAAGTGTCTTATTATGGAGAAGCTTCAGAAGTGTTTGGAATTGGTGCTGGGCATAGTTGTCAAGTCTGATGAACTAGTCAAGCAAGTTGGAGATTATAAAGAAGTAAAAGAACCATCAAGTAAATGGCTTGATGAGTTATAA
- the LOC122583342 gene encoding patellin-6-like — MEDLVMNISEKKAVEELKDMLACRFKNDEEEAVSLWGIPLIANPSQAADQFPEFKQLENVTTYIHGFDRQGHPVYYHDYTPLNTYQHLSRKLLETDENIDKFNKWRLQVLERGIRMHPGRINSVVLAYDYSTIPTEELMDADYDLYKILINNYYPGMVSYTIAMNEPWYVLVLFFIRRILFTCFSLFGGDSLLKLGKRGQVFETLCKYIKPEYISIQYGGLMDGGEQVSEITAKGGEKSDKGVEAQQTTASGMWNILQRLSWKTSLKSKVA; from the exons atggAAGACTTGGTGATGAATATCTCAGAAAAGAAAGCAGTCGAAGAACTCAAAGACATGCTCGCTTGCAGGTTCAAGAATGACGAAGAAGAAGCGGTGTCTTTGTGGGGAATCCCACTAATTGCCAACCCATCACAAGCAGCAGAT CAATTTCCCGAGTTCAAACAACTTGAAAATGTTACGACTTACATTCACGGGTTTGACAGACAAGGCCACCCGGTTTACTACCACGATTATACCCCCTTGAATACTTACCAACACTTGAGCCGTAAACTACTTGAAACTGATGAAAACATTGACAAGTTTAATAAATGGAGATTGCAAGTACTTGAGAGGGGAATCAGGATGCACCCTGGACGGATTAACTCTGTTGTACTCGCTTACGATTATTCAACTATCCCGACAGAGGAGCTTATGGATGCTGATTATGATCtctacaaaattttaataaataattattaccCAGGAATGGTTTCTTATACG ATAGCCATGAATGAACCTTGGTATGTTCTCGTGCTTTTCTTTATTCGGAGAATATTGTTCACGTGTTTTTCTTTATTCGGAGGAGATAGTTTGTTGAAATTGGGCAAGCGAGGACAAGTTTTTGAAACACTCTGCAA GTACATAAAGCCTGAGTATATATCCATACAATACGGTGGTCTGATGGATGGAGGAGAACAAGTTTCCGAGATCACAGCCAAAGGTGGAGAAAAATCCGACAAGGGAGTTgag GCACAGCAGACGACTGCAAGTGGGATGTGGAATATTTTGCAACGTTTGTCATGGAAGACCtcattgaaatcaaaagttgcCTAA